The proteins below are encoded in one region of Brevundimonas fontaquae:
- a CDS encoding GNAT family N-acetyltransferase, with protein sequence MTQIAIRAATSDDVAALHPLIERAYRGDTAKAGWTHEADLLFDDRTSAAELSALIADPDRVILLAHRDGAPIGCVQVARAGDDLAYLGMLTVEPTLQASGLGRRLLSAAESEAIARFGARRMEMTVIHRRTELIAWYERRGYAPTGETRPFPVDPPRPELEFAVLEKAL encoded by the coding sequence GTGACGCAGATCGCCATACGCGCGGCGACGTCCGACGACGTCGCCGCGCTGCATCCGCTGATCGAGCGCGCCTATCGCGGCGACACCGCCAAGGCCGGCTGGACGCACGAGGCGGACCTGCTGTTCGATGATCGCACCAGCGCGGCGGAGCTGTCGGCTCTGATCGCCGATCCCGACCGGGTCATCCTGCTGGCCCATCGCGACGGCGCGCCGATCGGCTGCGTCCAGGTCGCTCGCGCCGGGGACGACCTGGCCTATCTCGGCATGCTGACGGTCGAGCCGACCTTGCAGGCGTCCGGCCTCGGCCGTCGTCTGCTCTCGGCCGCCGAAAGCGAGGCGATCGCGCGGTTCGGCGCGCGCCGCATGGAGATGACAGTCATTCACCGCCGAACCGAACTGATCGCCTGGTACGAACGACGCGGTTACGCCCCCACCGGCGAAACCCGCCCCTTCCCCGTCGACCCGCCACGGCCCGAGCTGGAATTCGCGGTGCTGGAAAAAGCGCTCTAG
- a CDS encoding efflux transporter outer membrane subunit → MTRNKTLSFLTAAASSALLAACAVGPKAPIADLPVAGTGAFVGSASPTVSTAAARDDWWRLYEDPTLDALVQQAFAENNQLEAAFANLRAVRASLSEARVGRFPTTTTSAQAQRSRASAATVQGLPAGQDAPEIDTYDVGIQAAYEVDLFGRVESTIRAARADARAAEAALATVQVTVAAETTRAYADTCSANAQIAVAERTLELQRNTANLTQTLLDGGAGTGLDVASARAALAQTAATLPTLRAARNEALFRLATLTGRTPAEASQAAAACVRPPQLSQPIPVGDGAALLARRPDVRQAEAELAAAAARVNVATANLFPQISLGGSFGSTALDAGELGDDQNFRFSFGPLISWSFPNVFAARAQIKAAGARSDAALANFDQTVLTALQETETALSNYANELDRRAALTEARDQAARAADLSRLRFNAGADSFLLVLDAERTQAAADAALAQSDALVTTYQIALFRALAGGWQADS, encoded by the coding sequence ATGACCCGCAACAAGACCCTCAGCTTCCTGACCGCCGCAGCCTCCAGCGCCCTGCTGGCCGCCTGCGCGGTCGGGCCCAAGGCGCCGATCGCCGACCTGCCCGTCGCCGGCACGGGCGCCTTCGTCGGCTCGGCCAGCCCCACTGTCTCGACCGCTGCGGCGCGCGACGACTGGTGGCGGCTGTACGAAGACCCCACGCTGGACGCCCTGGTCCAGCAGGCCTTCGCCGAAAATAACCAGCTAGAAGCCGCCTTCGCCAATCTGCGCGCGGTTCGGGCGTCGTTGTCGGAGGCCCGCGTCGGCCGTTTCCCGACCACGACGACCAGCGCCCAGGCCCAGCGCAGCCGCGCCTCGGCCGCCACGGTCCAAGGCCTGCCCGCAGGGCAAGATGCGCCCGAAATCGACACCTATGACGTCGGCATTCAGGCGGCCTATGAGGTCGACCTGTTCGGACGGGTGGAATCCACCATCCGCGCCGCTCGCGCCGACGCCCGCGCCGCCGAGGCCGCTCTGGCCACGGTCCAGGTGACGGTCGCGGCCGAGACGACACGCGCCTATGCCGACACCTGCTCGGCCAATGCGCAGATCGCGGTCGCCGAACGGACGCTGGAACTGCAACGCAACACCGCCAACCTGACCCAGACCCTGCTCGACGGCGGGGCGGGCACGGGGCTGGACGTGGCCAGCGCCCGCGCGGCCCTGGCCCAGACGGCGGCGACCCTGCCGACCCTGCGCGCGGCCCGTAACGAGGCCCTGTTCCGCCTCGCGACCCTGACCGGCCGCACCCCGGCCGAGGCCAGCCAGGCCGCCGCCGCCTGCGTGCGTCCGCCCCAGCTCAGCCAGCCGATCCCGGTCGGCGATGGCGCCGCGCTTCTGGCCCGCCGCCCCGACGTGCGCCAGGCCGAGGCCGAACTGGCCGCCGCCGCCGCGCGCGTGAACGTGGCGACCGCCAACCTGTTTCCGCAGATCAGCCTGGGCGGATCGTTCGGCTCCACCGCGCTGGACGCGGGTGAACTGGGCGACGACCAGAACTTCCGCTTCAGCTTTGGTCCGCTGATCAGCTGGTCCTTCCCCAACGTCTTCGCCGCCCGCGCTCAGATCAAGGCCGCCGGCGCCCGTTCGGACGCCGCCCTGGCGAACTTCGACCAGACGGTGCTGACGGCCCTGCAGGAGACGGAAACGGCCCTGTCCAACTACGCCAACGAGCTGGACCGCCGTGCGGCCCTGACCGAAGCCAGGGACCAGGCCGCCCGCGCCGCCGACCTGTCGCGCCTGCGCTTCAACGCCGGCGCTGACAGCTTCCTCCTGGTGCTGGATGCCGAACGTACACAGGCGGCGGCGGACGCCGCTTTGGCCCAGTCCGACGCCTTGGTCACGACCTATCAGATCGCCCTGTTCCGCGCCCTGGCCGGGGGTTGGCAGGCCGACAGCTGA
- a CDS encoding TetR/AcrR family transcriptional regulator encodes MTRPAEKPVRKDAALNRAAVLEAARAVFADQGLDAPLDLIAERAGVGRGTLYRHFSDRTELALAVLEADVADLGRRTAEQGDDPQAFFWFLDRLAEDMVRNAGLAGVVRNVRSPDALTPLRQSLMEAGAAPLKRAQAAGLVREDLRPMDIRLIATLLGAGFQGADEAERQAVSLRTRALVLDGLRPRGGLR; translated from the coding sequence ATGACGCGCCCTGCCGAAAAACCTGTCCGTAAGGACGCCGCTCTGAACCGGGCGGCGGTGCTGGAGGCCGCGCGCGCGGTCTTCGCCGATCAGGGACTGGATGCGCCCCTGGATCTGATTGCCGAACGGGCCGGGGTGGGGCGCGGCACCCTGTATCGGCACTTCTCCGACCGCACGGAACTGGCCCTGGCGGTGCTGGAGGCCGACGTCGCAGACCTGGGTCGGCGCACCGCCGAACAGGGCGATGATCCGCAGGCCTTCTTCTGGTTTCTGGACCGCCTGGCCGAGGACATGGTGCGCAATGCGGGACTGGCCGGCGTCGTGCGGAACGTGCGGTCGCCAGATGCGCTTACCCCCTTGCGGCAGAGCTTGATGGAGGCGGGCGCCGCACCGCTGAAGCGGGCCCAGGCCGCCGGCCTGGTGAGGGAGGATCTGCGGCCGATGGACATCCGTCTGATCGCCACCCTGCTGGGCGCCGGTTTTCAGGGTGCCGACGAAGCCGAGCGTCAGGCCGTGTCGCTGCGCACCCGCGCGCTTGTTCTTGACGGGCTGAGACCGCGCGGGGGGCTGCGCTGA
- a CDS encoding S46 family peptidase, translated as MSLPSLRLTASLAALGAATAVLSAPATSARADEGMWTFDNFPIATVNEKYGTNIDQAWLDRVRNAAVRLQGCSASLVSNEGLVLTNHHCVVSCVQDLSTAQNDYVKNGWMPATREEEKKCPGQTAEILTDITDVTDRVTGAGAGLEGAAFVQARAAEIDKIQKETCGDDQKLTCQVISFYRGGQYKLYKFRKYDDVRLVFAPEFQAAFFGGDPDNFNFPRYALDAGFLRIYEDGKPVATPNHLTWNANAPKEGDVTFVAGNPGSTQRLLTVAQLEALRDQQLPITLIQSSELRGRLLEYSTTGEEAKRVSVDPIFGLENSFKVYYGQQGALTDPVFMATKRREEQELRQRVAADPALAQRIGDPWADLERASTAQRDLYLPYRQLESAAGQRSSLYSYAKAIVRAAKERAKPVAERRAGYSDADIASLGRRLATETPISNDLEKIYLDFWLSKTREYLTVDNANVKALLGKESPEQIAERLVDGTRLADPAFRAQALAMTPEQLAASGDPLIQFVLANDDAAQAVRTQWESAVSGPTSRAGEKIAQARFAVYGTNLYPDATFSLRLSYGQVKGWTYRGVTVEPFTQIGGLYERNTGAEPFNAAEDWLAAEGKVNKSTVYDFVSTNDIIGGNSGSPVINAKGEVIGAAFDGNIHSLGGSFGYDPELNRTVTVSTAAITEALRNVYNQPRLLRELGVRR; from the coding sequence ATGTCCTTGCCCTCGCTTCGTCTCACCGCCTCGCTCGCCGCGCTCGGCGCCGCCACCGCCGTCCTGTCCGCGCCCGCGACCTCCGCCCGCGCCGACGAGGGCATGTGGACCTTCGACAACTTCCCCATCGCCACGGTGAACGAGAAGTACGGCACGAACATCGACCAAGCCTGGCTGGACCGCGTGCGCAACGCCGCCGTCCGCCTACAGGGCTGCTCGGCCTCGCTGGTGTCGAACGAAGGCCTGGTGCTGACCAACCACCACTGCGTCGTCTCGTGCGTGCAGGACCTGTCCACGGCTCAGAACGACTACGTCAAGAACGGCTGGATGCCCGCCACCCGTGAGGAAGAGAAGAAGTGCCCCGGCCAGACGGCCGAAATTCTGACGGACATCACTGACGTCACCGACCGCGTGACCGGCGCCGGCGCCGGTCTTGAGGGCGCCGCCTTCGTCCAGGCCCGCGCCGCCGAGATCGACAAGATCCAGAAGGAGACCTGCGGCGACGACCAGAAGCTGACCTGCCAGGTCATCAGCTTCTACCGCGGCGGCCAGTACAAGCTGTACAAGTTCCGCAAGTATGACGACGTGCGCCTGGTCTTCGCGCCCGAGTTTCAGGCGGCTTTCTTCGGCGGCGACCCGGACAACTTCAACTTCCCGCGCTACGCTCTGGATGCCGGCTTCCTGCGCATCTACGAAGACGGCAAGCCGGTCGCCACGCCGAACCACCTGACCTGGAACGCCAATGCGCCCAAGGAAGGCGACGTCACCTTCGTCGCCGGCAACCCCGGCTCGACCCAGCGCCTGCTGACCGTGGCCCAGTTGGAGGCGCTGCGCGACCAGCAACTGCCCATCACCCTGATCCAGTCGTCGGAACTGCGCGGCCGTCTGCTGGAATATTCGACCACCGGCGAAGAGGCCAAGCGCGTCTCGGTCGATCCGATCTTCGGCCTGGAGAACAGCTTCAAGGTCTATTACGGCCAGCAGGGCGCCCTGACCGACCCGGTCTTCATGGCCACCAAGCGTCGTGAAGAGCAGGAGCTGCGCCAGCGCGTCGCCGCCGACCCGGCCCTGGCCCAACGCATCGGCGATCCGTGGGCCGATCTGGAACGCGCCTCGACCGCCCAGCGCGACCTCTATCTGCCTTATCGCCAGCTGGAATCGGCGGCCGGTCAGCGCTCGTCGCTGTACAGCTACGCCAAGGCCATCGTCCGCGCCGCCAAGGAACGCGCCAAGCCCGTCGCTGAACGCCGCGCCGGCTATTCGGACGCCGACATCGCCTCGCTGGGCCGTCGCCTGGCGACCGAGACGCCGATCTCGAACGACCTGGAGAAGATCTATCTCGACTTCTGGCTGTCCAAGACCCGCGAATATCTGACGGTCGACAATGCGAACGTGAAGGCGCTGCTGGGCAAGGAAAGCCCCGAGCAGATCGCGGAGCGTCTGGTCGACGGCACGCGTCTGGCCGACCCCGCCTTCCGCGCCCAGGCCCTGGCCATGACGCCGGAGCAACTGGCCGCCTCGGGCGATCCGCTGATCCAGTTCGTCCTGGCCAATGACGATGCGGCACAGGCCGTCCGCACCCAGTGGGAATCGGCCGTGTCCGGTCCGACCAGCCGCGCCGGCGAAAAGATCGCCCAAGCCCGGTTCGCGGTTTACGGCACCAATCTGTATCCCGACGCGACCTTCTCCTTGCGCCTGTCCTACGGCCAGGTGAAGGGCTGGACCTATCGCGGCGTGACCGTCGAACCCTTCACCCAGATCGGCGGCCTTTATGAGCGCAACACCGGCGCTGAGCCCTTCAACGCGGCCGAGGACTGGCTGGCGGCCGAGGGCAAGGTCAACAAGTCGACCGTCTATGACTTCGTCTCGACCAACGACATCATCGGCGGCAACTCGGGCTCGCCCGTGATCAACGCCAAGGGCGAAGTCATCGGCGCCGCCTTCGACGGCAACATCCACTCGCTGGGCGGCAGCTTCGGCTACGACCCCGAGCTGAACCGCACGGTGACGGTCTCGACCGCCGCCATCACCGAGGCCTTGCGCAACGTCTACAACCAGCCGCGCCTGCTGCGCGAACTGGGCGTGCGTCGCTAA
- a CDS encoding HlyD family secretion protein encodes MTDAAPPAPASSASAAPQAPAAAPPAPAPKKNVMWTVIAAGVALLGVLMVLYAWQLPPFRGAIQRTDNAYVRGQVTIISPQVNGYVVQVPVQDFQTVQQGQLLAQVDDRIYRQRLEQAEASLHSAQAALSNSAQTQASARGSVAQQRASIAAAEATLTRAQADAERARTLKAGGWVAQANVDVAEAALRSAQAQVAQARAAEGIAQTGVTSAVVGRDSLAAAVENAQAAVRLAQIDLANTRIVAPRAGRLGEIGVRQGQYVTAGTQLMGLVPDVVWVTANMKETQMKNIRVGQPVEITVDALGGQTLRGRVERIAPAAGSEFSVIRPDNATGNFTKVAQRIPVRIRIDPNQPATERLAPGMSVVAKVNTAG; translated from the coding sequence ATGACCGACGCCGCCCCGCCCGCCCCCGCCTCGTCCGCCTCCGCCGCCCCGCAAGCGCCCGCCGCTGCTCCACCTGCGCCTGCGCCGAAGAAGAACGTCATGTGGACCGTCATCGCCGCCGGGGTCGCCCTGCTGGGCGTTCTGATGGTGCTGTACGCCTGGCAGTTGCCGCCCTTCCGGGGCGCGATCCAGCGTACGGACAACGCCTATGTGCGCGGTCAGGTGACGATCATCAGCCCGCAGGTGAACGGCTATGTCGTCCAGGTGCCGGTCCAGGACTTCCAGACCGTCCAACAGGGGCAGTTGCTGGCTCAGGTGGACGACCGCATCTATCGCCAGCGGCTGGAGCAGGCCGAGGCCAGCCTGCACTCGGCCCAGGCGGCCCTGTCCAACTCGGCCCAGACCCAGGCGTCGGCTCGCGGATCGGTGGCCCAGCAGCGCGCCTCCATCGCCGCCGCCGAAGCCACGCTGACGCGGGCCCAGGCCGACGCTGAGCGCGCCCGCACCCTGAAGGCCGGCGGCTGGGTCGCCCAGGCCAATGTGGACGTGGCCGAAGCCGCCCTGCGCAGCGCCCAGGCCCAGGTCGCCCAGGCCCGCGCCGCCGAAGGCATCGCCCAGACCGGCGTCACCTCCGCCGTCGTCGGCCGCGACAGCCTGGCCGCCGCCGTCGAGAACGCCCAGGCCGCCGTGCGTTTGGCTCAGATCGACCTGGCAAACACCCGCATCGTCGCCCCCCGCGCCGGCCGTCTGGGCGAGATCGGCGTGCGCCAGGGCCAGTATGTGACGGCGGGCACCCAGCTGATGGGTCTGGTGCCGGACGTGGTATGGGTCACGGCCAATATGAAGGAGACGCAGATGAAGAACATCCGCGTCGGCCAGCCGGTCGAGATCACCGTCGACGCCCTGGGCGGCCAGACCCTGCGCGGCCGTGTCGAACGCATCGCCCCCGCCGCGGGATCGGAGTTCAGCGTCATCCGCCCCGACAACGCCACCGGCAACTTCACCAAAGTCGCCCAGCGCATCCCGGTCCGCATCCGCATCGACCCGAACCAGCCCGCCACCGAGCGTCTGGCGCCGGGCATGTCGGTGGTGGCGAAGGTCAATACGGCCGGCTGA
- a CDS encoding MFS transporter, producing the protein MARNNWHLPWEQYVETLKPHERPMMPGSPATPDHAWPMRIQYALTGLLVAMVGSLGNAAVTANIQNLQGSLGITITEAAWLPVVFVMTNACMNLILVKFRMQYGLRLFTQIFLGAFVLVCAAHLFVDNYQSTLLVRAIAGMAGAGLSSLGFLYIIQAFPAAHRLKGLIIGIGLASFAVPISRLVMPGLLQLGDWRAFYMFELGLCLVAWGAVQVVKLPPSERLRVFDRLDFLTFGLFAPGVALLCAALGLGRIVWWTQAAWIGWALIGSVILLTAAFLVEHNRKNPLINTRWLTGPDLLRLFGAILLIRMVLSEQTSGAVGFLTVVGLGPDQLHGLFVVILLSMIAGTLVSAFTLNMEKLNKPIAIALALIAVGAWIDSHSTVLTRPAQLYFSQALIAFASAMFIGPALMIGIVKVLTQGKQNLISFIVMFSVLQNVGGLAGSALTGTLQILREKYHSNQLAAGISALDPQVALRLRQLSGAYASTITDPALAKAEGAVLLGRQVTQQANVLAYNDVFLVIAVIAALGSAWVTVTHLRPRWKARRDAKNNNNADAAVQSAAVAAAD; encoded by the coding sequence ATGGCTCGCAACAACTGGCACCTGCCCTGGGAACAGTATGTCGAGACGCTGAAGCCGCACGAGCGGCCGATGATGCCCGGCTCGCCCGCCACGCCCGATCACGCCTGGCCGATGCGGATCCAGTACGCCCTGACCGGCCTGCTGGTCGCCATGGTCGGATCGCTGGGCAACGCCGCCGTCACCGCCAATATCCAGAACCTGCAAGGCTCGCTGGGGATCACGATCACCGAGGCCGCCTGGCTGCCGGTCGTCTTCGTCATGACCAACGCCTGCATGAACCTGATCCTGGTCAAGTTCCGGATGCAGTACGGCCTGCGTCTGTTCACCCAGATTTTCCTGGGCGCTTTCGTGCTGGTCTGCGCTGCTCACCTGTTCGTCGACAACTATCAATCGACCCTGTTGGTGCGGGCCATCGCCGGCATGGCCGGCGCGGGGCTGAGCAGCTTGGGCTTTCTCTACATCATCCAGGCCTTCCCGGCGGCGCATAGGCTGAAGGGGCTGATCATCGGCATCGGCCTGGCCAGCTTCGCCGTGCCGATTTCGCGCCTGGTCATGCCCGGCCTGCTCCAGCTGGGCGACTGGCGCGCCTTCTATATGTTCGAGCTGGGCCTGTGCCTGGTCGCCTGGGGCGCGGTGCAGGTGGTCAAGCTGCCGCCGTCCGAGCGGCTGCGCGTGTTCGACCGGCTGGACTTCCTGACCTTCGGCCTGTTTGCGCCCGGCGTGGCCCTGCTGTGCGCGGCCCTGGGTCTGGGACGGATCGTCTGGTGGACGCAGGCCGCCTGGATCGGCTGGGCCCTGATCGGCTCCGTCATCCTGCTGACCGCCGCCTTTTTGGTCGAGCACAATCGCAAGAACCCGCTGATCAACACCCGCTGGCTGACCGGGCCGGACCTGCTGCGCCTGTTCGGGGCGATCCTGCTGATCCGCATGGTTCTGTCGGAACAGACATCCGGCGCGGTGGGCTTCCTGACCGTCGTCGGGCTGGGACCGGATCAGCTTCACGGCCTGTTCGTCGTCATTCTGCTGTCGATGATCGCCGGCACCCTGGTCAGCGCCTTCACCCTGAATATGGAGAAGCTGAACAAGCCGATCGCCATCGCCCTGGCGCTGATCGCGGTCGGCGCCTGGATCGACAGCCATTCGACGGTCCTGACGCGCCCGGCGCAGCTGTATTTCAGCCAGGCCCTAATCGCCTTCGCCTCGGCCATGTTCATCGGCCCGGCGCTGATGATCGGCATCGTCAAGGTGCTGACCCAGGGCAAGCAGAACCTGATCAGCTTCATCGTCATGTTCAGCGTGCTTCAGAACGTCGGCGGTCTGGCGGGTTCGGCCCTGACCGGGACGCTTCAGATCCTCCGCGAGAAATACCATTCCAACCAGCTGGCGGCCGGGATTTCGGCGTTGGACCCGCAGGTGGCCTTGCGGCTGCGCCAGCTGTCGGGCGCCTATGCCTCTACGATAACGGACCCCGCGCTGGCGAAGGCCGAAGGCGCCGTCCTGCTGGGCCGACAGGTGACGCAACAGGCCAATGTGCTGGCCTACAACGACGTCTTTCTGGTCATCGCCGTGATCGCGGCCCTGGGCTCCGCCTGGGTGACCGTCACCCACCTGCGGCCGCGCTGGAAGGCGCGCCGCGACGCCAAGAACAACAACAATGCAGACGCTGCGGTCCAGAGCGCCGCCGTCGCCGCCGCCGACTGA
- a CDS encoding S46 family peptidase yields MRPLLLASAAVLAFAAASSASAEEGMWTYDNFPIARANQTLGTNIDQAFLDRVRLSSVKFGGCSAGVVSGQGLVMTNNHCVATCVANLSTPQQQYGETGFTPKTREEERKCPGATAEILTDISDVTERMHKAGEGLEGQAFTQAREAEAGRIETEACGNEPKIRCQVVSLYRGGQFKLYKFRKYSDVRLAWAPEDRAATFGGDLDNFSFPRFAIDAAFIRLYEDGKPVETPVHFAWNADKPTEGEAVFITGNPGATQRLLTMDQLATIRDVVLPLDQLIASELRGRLIRYSEEGEDQAFIAMDPIVGVENTYKRGLGRMRALTDAQFIQAKAAAEVDFMQRYAAANGNGPDPWGALEAVQPIARELYAPTALLEGGTGLGTTSVAGGSQLFQWAKAIVRGAQERAKPSDQRLAEFADSRLPGVESGLFAERPTYPELEQIRLEWWLSKTREWLTVDSPYVRTLLGKESPEALSARVVSGTKLADPAVRRALWTGGLATVQASDDPMIQYVLSIDADARAVRTEWENKVKAPTDRASEQLAAARFAAYGDAVYPDATGTLRLTYGKVEGSDVPGQRFGAFTTFAGLWDRATGAEPFKVAPKLMAAKDRIDPNAVMDMAVSTDTIGGSSGSPAVNARGEIIGANFDSTVLTQRNAYGYDRNTNRSVIVTTQAVTVALRDVYGMDHLLTELGVSR; encoded by the coding sequence ATGCGCCCTCTTCTCCTCGCCTCCGCCGCCGTTCTCGCTTTCGCCGCCGCCAGCTCGGCCAGCGCCGAGGAAGGCATGTGGACCTACGACAACTTCCCCATCGCCCGCGCCAACCAGACGCTGGGGACCAATATCGATCAGGCCTTCCTGGATCGGGTGCGGCTGTCGTCGGTGAAGTTCGGCGGCTGTTCGGCGGGGGTGGTGTCAGGCCAGGGTCTGGTGATGACCAACAACCACTGCGTCGCCACCTGCGTAGCCAACCTGTCCACGCCGCAGCAGCAGTACGGCGAGACGGGCTTTACGCCCAAGACGCGCGAGGAAGAGCGCAAATGCCCCGGCGCCACGGCCGAGATCCTGACCGACATCTCCGATGTCACCGAGCGGATGCACAAGGCTGGCGAAGGGCTTGAGGGCCAGGCCTTCACCCAAGCGCGCGAGGCCGAGGCCGGGCGGATCGAGACCGAAGCCTGCGGCAACGAACCCAAGATCCGCTGCCAGGTCGTCAGCCTGTACCGGGGCGGCCAGTTCAAACTCTATAAGTTCCGCAAATACAGCGATGTGCGCCTGGCCTGGGCGCCGGAAGATCGCGCCGCGACCTTCGGCGGCGACCTGGACAACTTCTCCTTCCCCCGCTTCGCCATCGATGCGGCCTTCATCCGTCTGTACGAAGACGGCAAGCCAGTCGAGACGCCGGTCCACTTCGCCTGGAACGCCGACAAGCCGACCGAGGGCGAGGCCGTCTTCATCACCGGCAATCCCGGCGCGACCCAGCGCCTGCTGACGATGGATCAGCTGGCGACCATCCGCGACGTGGTCCTGCCGCTGGATCAGTTGATCGCCTCGGAGCTGCGCGGCCGTCTGATCCGCTATTCCGAAGAGGGCGAGGACCAGGCCTTTATCGCCATGGACCCGATCGTGGGCGTGGAGAACACCTACAAGCGCGGCCTGGGCCGTATGCGCGCCCTGACCGACGCCCAGTTCATCCAGGCCAAGGCGGCGGCCGAGGTCGACTTCATGCAACGCTACGCCGCCGCCAACGGCAATGGTCCCGATCCCTGGGGCGCGCTGGAAGCGGTCCAGCCCATCGCGCGTGAACTCTATGCGCCGACCGCCCTGCTGGAAGGCGGCACGGGCCTGGGGACCACCTCCGTCGCCGGCGGATCGCAGCTGTTCCAGTGGGCCAAGGCCATCGTGCGCGGCGCGCAGGAGCGGGCCAAGCCGTCGGACCAGCGTCTGGCCGAGTTCGCCGACAGCCGCCTGCCGGGCGTCGAATCCGGCCTGTTCGCCGAGCGGCCGACCTATCCCGAGCTGGAGCAGATCCGGCTGGAATGGTGGCTGTCCAAGACGCGCGAATGGCTGACGGTGGACAGCCCCTATGTTCGCACCCTGCTGGGCAAGGAAAGCCCCGAAGCGTTGTCGGCCCGTGTCGTCTCGGGCACCAAGCTGGCCGATCCAGCCGTGCGTCGCGCCCTGTGGACCGGCGGCCTGGCGACGGTTCAGGCGTCGGACGATCCGATGATCCAGTATGTACTGTCGATCGACGCGGACGCCCGCGCCGTTCGCACGGAATGGGAGAACAAGGTCAAGGCGCCGACCGACCGCGCGTCGGAACAGCTGGCGGCCGCTCGCTTCGCCGCCTATGGCGACGCCGTCTATCCCGACGCCACCGGCACCCTGCGCCTGACCTATGGCAAGGTCGAAGGCTCCGACGTACCGGGCCAGCGCTTCGGCGCCTTCACCACCTTCGCCGGCCTGTGGGACCGCGCCACCGGCGCCGAGCCGTTCAAGGTCGCGCCCAAGCTGATGGCCGCCAAGGACCGGATCGATCCGAACGCGGTGATGGACATGGCCGTCTCGACCGACACCATCGGCGGTTCGTCCGGCTCGCCGGCGGTCAACGCCCGGGGCGAGATCATCGGGGCCAATTTCGACTCCACCGTCCTGACCCAGCGCAACGCATATGGCTATGACCGCAACACCAACCGCAGCGTGATCGTCACCACCCAGGCCGTCACCGTGGCCCTGCGCGACGTCTATGGGATGGATCATCTGCTGACGGAGCTGGGCGTCAGCCGGTGA